The Qipengyuania aurantiaca genome contains the following window.
GGAGTACAGCCGCAGGTTCCGCTGGCCGAGAACACTCTCGTCACCCTCTTCCAGCCTGACGGACCGGGCACGCCTGCCTGGCTGCTGACGAGCAACTACCGCGTGATCCTCGAATACAATTGCTCGAATTACTATGCGATGAGTGTGGGTCTTCTGGCAGATGAAATCGCGCGCTGATGATCGGGCGGGGGATAGGCCTCTCGCCCCCTCGCCATCGCGCAGCCGCGTGGCTATAACTCGGAAAGACTGACACTCTCGATAGGGAACGCTGCCGAAGGGCGGCGCAATGCGTTTGCTTCAATCGATCACGCGATCTTTCGCCTGCGTGCTGGCCGCCGGTCTGCTCTGCTCAGCGCCTGTGATCGCGCAGGAGGAGGATGCACCAGCGCCACCCTCTGCCGATATCGCGCCGATTGCCTATTTAATCGATTTGACCAGCGGCCAAGTGCTTTTCGAGCGCGAGGCCGACCGGCGTTTCATGCCTGCTTCGATCACCAAGGTGATGACGACCTTCCTCGCATTCGAGTGGATGGAAGAGGGCAAGATCGTGCCCCAGCAGGCCTTCACCATCCGGCCCGAAGTGTGGAGGAAATGGAATAACGTGGGCTCGACCATGTTCCTGCCGCACGATGCCCGGGTCACGGTCGACGACCTGGTGCACGGCGTCACCACGGTTTCGGCCAACGATGGCGCTGCAGCGCTTGCCGATGGCGCGGCCGGGTCGGTCGAGGGCTGGGTCGAAGCGATGAACGCCAAGGCCGAGGAGATCGGCATGGCGGACAGCCGCTTCGGCACCCCCAATGGCTGGATGGACGAGGGGCGCACCTTCACGACCGCCCGCGATCTTGTCACTCTCGCCACCGCCATGGTCCGCAGGCATCCGACGAAGTATCGCCATTTCGTCGGCAAGCCCGCTTTCACCTATAACGAAATCACCCAGCCCAATCACGACCCGATCAGTGGCGTGGTGCCGGGCGCGGACGGGATCAAGACCGGTTTCACTAACCAGGCGGGCTACGGCTTTCTCGGTTCGGCAGAGCGCAACGGTCGCCGCCTTGTTATGGTTGTCGCTGCCAGCCCGCGCGCGCGTGATCGCAACAGGGCGGCCCGCGATCTCATCGAATGGGGCTTTGGCGCCTTCGAACAGCATCGCCTGTTCGCGCCGGATGTACCGGTGGCTCTTGCGGAGGTGCAGGGTGGAAGCAGCCGCCAGATCGCTCTGGTTTCGCAATACGGCGTCTATGTGGACATGCCGGAGGGCGTGGAGAACGAACCGAAGCTGTCGGTTGAATACGAAGGTCCGCTGCGCGCTCCGATCGGGAAAGGCGAACGTGTGGCTACGCTGACGATCTCGGTACCGGGAATGCAGGATCACCGGATCCCCCTCGTCGCGCGCGACGCGGTCGAGGAAGCGGGCCTTGGCGCGCGCATTTTCAACGGCATGCTGGGCTGGATTTCGTGACGAGGGGCAAGTTCATCGCCTTCGAGGGCGGGGAGGGGATGGGTAAATCCACCCAAGCCCGCCTCCTTTGCGATGCCCTGGAACAGCGCGGCATCGAGGCCGAACTGACCCGCGAGCCGGGCGGCACCCCGGGAGCCGAGGCCATTCGTGAACTGCTGCTCCACCCGCCCGGCGAAGGCTGGGGCGCGCAGGCCGAGGCACTGTTGTTTGCCGCGGCGCGAGCTGATCATGTCGCGCGGCTGATCCGTCCCGCAGTGGAGGCTGGGCGATGGGTTGTCTGCGACCGTTTCCTCGATTCCAGTCGGGCCTATCAAGGCAGCGCCGGAGAGCTTGGCGACGAGCAGGTTCGCACTTTGCACGCGATTGGAAGCGGCGGGTTGCTGCCCGACCTGACCATCGTGATCGGTGCCGACGGAGACGAAGTCTCCGCGCGTCTCCGCGCTCGCGACGGGGATACATCCGATGCGATTGGGGGCAGGGACGAGACCTATCATCGCTCCGTTAACGAGGCTTTCGAGCGCTTTGCAGAGGAAGAGCCGGAACGCTTCGCGCGGATCGACGGGACTGGATCGATCGAGGGCGTGCACGCGCGTATCATGACGGCACTGGCGGGGCTCCTGCCGTGACGCTGGTCGGTCACGAGGCCGCATGGGAGGCGTGGCGCGCAGCCTTGTCGGGCGAGCGCATGCATCACGCATGGCTGCTCGCAGGCAAGAAGGGGCTGGGCAAGGCAAGCTTCGCGCAGGCCGCAGCGCGCGAATTGCTGGGGGCACCAGCGCAAAGTGAGCATCCCGATATCCTCACCCTGACCTATGGCCCCAAGAACAAGGACGAGGCCAAGAAGCGCGACGACGGCAAGCCGTACGAACTGGCCCGCGGGATCAAGGTTGATCAGGTACGCGAGGTCCAGCGCCGCCTGACCACCCGCCCGACTATGGGCTCGAAACGCGTTGTCATCATCGATCCGGCAGACGATATGGAGGTCTCGGCTTCCAACGCCCTGCTCAAGAGCCTCGAGGAACCGCCTCAGGGCACCTATTTCCTGCTCGTCGCGCACAGTCCCGCGCGCCTGCTCCCCACGATCCGCTCGCGTTGCCGCACTGTGCGCTTCCCGGCGCTACCCGCCTCGGCCATGGACGAGCTGTTGCGCAACCTTGCGCCCAAGGCCGACATTGCCACCCGCGACGCTGCGATAGCGGCGGCGGCAGGTTCGCCCGGTGCGGCGCTCGCCTTCGTCGAACTGGAACTCGGCAAGGCAGCGCAGCTCATGCGCCGCATCGTGGATGAGGGGGACCGCGACTTTTCGTTGAGGGGCCAGCTCACAGGCGTGATCGGCGCACGTCAGGACATCCCGCGCCTCCAGGCGGTGCTCGACCTCGCCCGCGCCATCCTTGCCGAGCGCGTGACCGGCAGCGCCGGCGATCCGCGCAAGCTGGTCGACACGCATGCCGAACTCGTGCGCCTCACGGGCGAGCAGCCGACCTACAATTTCGATCCCGGCCTGCTCGGAATGGAAATAGGAACCTTGCTCGCGACTGCAGGCGCGGCTAGCGAGCGCGGCAATGGCTGACCCTTATTACATCACCACCGCGATCCACTATCCCAACGGCAAGCCGCATATCGGCCATGCCTATGAAACCATCGCGGCCGACGTCATCGCACGCTTCCAGCGCCTAATGGGCCGCGACGTGCGCTTCCAGACGGGCACGGACGAGCACGGCCTGAAAATGGCGCAGAAGGCGCGCGATCTGGGCAAGACCCCGCGCGAACTGGCCGACGAGATGTCGGGTGCGTTCAGGGACCTCTTCGACCGGCTCGACATCACCTACGACCGCTTTATCCGCACCACGGACGAGGACCACCACGAGGCGAGCCGCGCCATCTGGGAAGCGATGGAGGCGAAGGGCGACCTTTATCTCGATCGCTACGAAGGCTGGTATTCGGTCCGTGACGAGGCCTATTACGACGAAAAGGAACTGAAGGAAGGTCCGAATGGCGAGAAGCTGTCGCCGCAGGACACTCCGGTCGAATGGACCGAGGAGGAGACCTGGTTCTTCCGCCTGTCGAAATACGCCGAGCCGCTGCTCGAACTCCTGAACACGCCCGGCTTCCTCGAACCGGCAAGCCGCCGCAACGAGATGATTGCCTTCGTCGAGGGCGGCCTCAAGGACCTCTCGGTCAGCCGCACGAGCTTCGACTGGGGCGTGAAGGTCCCCGACGCCGACAACCATGTGATGTATGTCTGGGTCGACGCGCTCACCAATTACATCACCGGCGTCGGCTATCCCGATGGCGGCGAAATGTGGGAAAAATACTGGCCCGCCAGCCTGCACCTGATAGGCAAGGACATCGTCCGCTTCCATACCATCTACTGGCCGGCCTTCCTGATGAGCGCGGACATCCCGCTGCCCAAGCAGGTTTTCGGCCACGGTTTCCTGCTCAACCGCGGCGTCAAGGAGTCGAAGTCGGCGGGCAACGTGACTGATCCCAATGAGTTGATCGACCTCTTCGGCGTCGACTCCCTGCGCTACTTCCTGATGGCGGAAGTCGTCTTCGGAAAGGACGGCAGCTATTCCGCCGAAGCGCTTGTAAACAAGGTGAATGCCGAGCTTGCCAACAGCTTCGGCAACCTCGCCCAGCGCACGCTTTCCATGATCCACAAGAACATGGGCGGCAAGCTCGATACGTTCGAGACCAATGGCGACGACAAGACGCTGCTAGCCACCGTGCAGGAGGCCTGCCGCGAGACCCTGCCGCGCGAGTTCGAGGCGCTCAATTTCAGCGTCGGCATCGAGGCGTGGCTCAAGGCCGTCTTCGCCTGCAACGCCTATGTCGATGAGCAGGCGCCCTGGGGCCTGAAGAAGACCGATCCCGAGCGGATGACGGCTGTCCTCCAGACGCTCTTCCTCGCCATCCGCGACCTTGCGATTGCAATTCAGCCTGTCGTGCCCACCAAGGCGGCGGCCGTGCTCGACCAGCTTGGCGTCACGCGTGAACGGCGCAGCTATGCCGATCTGTCCGACGAGGGATGGTTTGGTGCGCTCGTCGCTGCGGGCCATGTTGTCGAAAAGCCAACACCCGCTTTCCCGCGCCTCGAAATGCCGGAAGCCGAGGACGCGTGATGCTGGTCGATAGCCACTGCCACCTCGAATACGAAGGGCTGGCCGAAAACCAGTCGGACGTGCTCGACCGCGCGCGTGGGGCAGGGGTGGGGGCTTTCCTCAATATCTCGACCAAGCAAAAGGAATGGGGGCAGGTGGTCGGCACGGCCAATGCTCGGCCCGATGTCTGGGCGAGCGTGGGCATCCACCCCCATCACGCCGACGATCACCAAGACCTTACCCGCGAAGAACTGCTGGAAGCGACCCGCGATCCCCGCGTTATTGGCATCGGCGAGACCGGCCTCGATTATTATTACGATCATTCGGACCGCGCGGCGCAGCAGCGGCTGTTCCGCATGCATATCGAGGTCGCGCGCGAGACCGGGCTTCCGGTCATCATCCACACCCGCGACGCCGAAGACGACACGCTGGCGATCCTCACCGAAGAAATGGGGGAGGGGGCCTTCCCGGCGCTGATCCACTGCTTCACCGCCTCGGCGGAATTCGGCGAGGCCGTGCTTGCCTTGGGCCTGTCGATCTCGATCTCCGGGATCGTGACCTTCAAGAACGCGAAGGACTTGCAGGAGGTCGCCAAGACCGTCGCGCAGGACCGCTTGCTGGTCGAAACCGACAGCCCCTTCCTCGCGCCCGTTCCGCATCGCGGAAAGCCCTGCGAGCCTGGCTTCGTGCGCGACACTGCCAGCTTCATCGCCGAGCTGCGCGGCGAGACGCTGGAAGAGCTTGCCGAGTACACCACAAGCAACTTCTACCGGTTGTTCAGCAAGGCTGCTTCGTGAAGCTCCTCATGCTCGGTTCGGGAACGTCGGCCGGCGTCCCGCGCGTGGGCAACGACTGGGGCCAATGCGATCCGAACGAGCCGAAGAACCGGCGCTCCCGCGTTTCGATCATCGTCGAGAACGATGCCGGCCAGCGCATTCTGGTCGACACGGCAACCGATCTTCGGGCCCAGCTTCTCGCCAACAATATCGAGAAGGTCGATGCGGTTTTCTGGACCCACGACCACGCCGACCACTGTCACGGGATCGATGACCTGCGCGCCATGCGCTATGATCGCAGCAATCCGCTGCCGGGTTTCGCGGGCCGGGTGACCTGTGAGCGACTGCGTCGCCGGTTCGACTACATTTTTGAAGGTCAGTTCGGCTATCCGACCATCGTGTACCTGAAAGAAACATCGCAGGCTCAGATGGTCGCAGGCTTCACTTTCGATGATGTCGAAATGCCCCATGGTCCTGTCAAAAGCACCGGTTTTCGGTTCGAGGCCGATGGCAAGAGCATAGTGTACGCGACAGACTTCAGCGAAATCACGCCAGCGATGGTGAAGTGCTTCAAGGGCTGCGACTTGCTCGTGGTCGACTGCCTTCGGGAACGTCCGCATCCCACGCACGCGCATCTGGAGATGGCTTTGGACCTCGCTCGGCGCGTAAAGGCGAAGCGCACCGTGCTCACACATCTCGACAAGTCGATGGATTACGCCACAATCAGCGCCAAGGTGCCGAAAGGTGTCCTTGTCGGGTATGACGGTCTGGAGGTCGCGGTATGAATATGGACGGCGGAACGATTGCCTGGGCGGCGCTTATGAGCGCTTTGGCCGTGGCGTATCTCATGGGCATGAAGCGGGACCAGAACCTTAGCGGTAATCGGATGCTGAAGATCGCGCTGATCTGGGTAGGGATCATCGGAGGAGCTTATCTCTTGGTAAGGGCCTTAACCGCGATGAGCTAAGGATTGCCCGCACCCCGATTTAACATAATATATATTATCGTCCTAATGGTTTGAGTTCGGGGTTTAGCTTCCCGATAAACCGCCCTATCGCTTCTCCCATGTCCGAACAGTTAGACCGTCTGCTTCGCATCATGGCGCGCCTTCGCGATCCCGCAACCGGTTGCGAATGGGACACCGCGCAGGATTTCAGCACGATCGCGCCCTACACGATCGAGGAAGCTTATGAGGTCGCCGACGCCATCGAGCGGTCCGACATGGAGGACCTGCGCGGCGAACTTGGCGATCTGTTGTTCCAAGTCGTGTTCCACGCACGCATGGCCGAGGAAGGCGGCCACTTTGCCTTCGCAGATGTGGCCCGTACCATCAGTGACAAAATGGAAGCCCGGCATCCCCATATTTTTGGCGATGAAGGCGGCGTGATGGAGGAAAGCCGCTGGGAAGATCTCAAGGCCGCCGAGCGCGAAGCTTCCGGTGCGAAAGGCGCTCTTGACGGCGTGGCGCTCTCCTTGCCTGCGCTGCTGCGAGCCCAGAAGCTTCAGAAGCGAGCGGCGCGACATGGATTCGACTGGCCGGATCACGAAGGGCCTCGCGCTAAGGTTCTTGAGGAAATCGAAGAACTTAGTGAAGCAAGGGGCGATTTAATCGAGGAAGAGGCCGGCGACTTTCTGTTCGCTGCGGTCAATCTCGTGCGCGCGTACGGGATCGACGCGGAAGGCGCATTGCGAGCGGCCAATGCAAAATTCGAACGGCGTTTCCGCGCCATGGAGGAACTTGCGGGCGGCGATTTTGCGACCCGCGATCTCGAGGCGCAGGAGGAACTCTGGCAGGAGGTCAAACGCCGCGAAAAAGCGACGTCATAGGCTCTCGAACTGGCCCAGCTCCTTTGGGTTGAGCCGCACCACAAAGCGCCTCAAAGGCCCCGAAGCGCCCTCGCCCGCATCCTCTTCGACCAGCACTTCGCCATGCGCGTGAAGCCAGGCAATGCGCCTGCCGTCGCTGGCCGGAACCTCGAATTCACGCACCGAAGCTTTCGCCGTGAGCATCTCCCCGAGTTGGGCGAGAAGTTCGGGCACCCCCTCCCCCGTCATGGCAGAAATGCGGATGATGTCCTCGCTGTTGTCGGCCAGCTGCCCCAGCTCATAGGCCTTCTCGCCATCGAGAAGGTCCCACTTGTTCCACACTTCGAGGATCGGGATGGAGGATGTCCCGTCCTCACCATCGATAACATCGAGGTCCTTCAGGACGCGCAGGACTTGCGTCTTCTGCGCCTCTGCCGATGAGTTGGAAATATCGCGAACGTGGCAGATCACATCGGCCGCCGTGACCTCTTCCAAGGTCGCCCGGAAGGCGGCCACCAGCTGGGTCGGCAGGTCCGATATGAAGCCGACCGTGTCGGACAGGATCGCCTTTTCGACGCCCGGCAGCGAGATGGCGCGCATGGTGGGGTCGAGCGTGGCGAAGAGAAGGTCTTCCGCCATCACTTCGGCGCCCGTCAGGCGGTTGAACAGCGTTGACTTCCCCGCATTGGTATAGCCGACGAGCGCAACAACCGGCCACGGGGCGCGTTCGCGGCGCTCGCGGTGGAGGCCGCGGGTCTTGCGCACCTGCTCCAGCTCCTTGCGCAGCCGGCCCATACGCTGGCGGATCATCCGGCGGTCGGCCTCGATCTGGGTCTCACCGGGTCCGCCGAGGAAGCCGAAGCCGCCGCGTTGGCGTTCGAGGTGCGTCCAGCTGCGCACGAGGCGGCTCTGCTGGTAATCGAGATGGGCGAGTTCGACTTGCAGGCGGCCTTCCGCCGTTGCCGCGCGTTCGCCGAAGATTTCGAGGATCAGTCCGGTGCGGTCGATGACCTTGCGGCCAAGTTTTTCTTCAAGGTTGCGCTGCTGGATCGGGCTAAGCGCGCCATCGACGACGACCAGCTCGGCTTCGTTCTGTTCGCAGGCGATGCGGACATTCTCGACCTGCCCGGCGCCGAACAACAGGTTCGGCCGTACTTCTCGGACCGGCAGGACAAAGCTGTCCTCGATCTCGATCCCGATGGCGAGTGCAAGCCCCTCGGCCTCGCGCAGACGGTTCTCCGCGTCGAGATCGTAGGCTTGCCCGCGAATATCGGGACAGATGACAAGGGCTTTCGCGCCGCGCGAAACCTCGCCGAGAAGGTCGTCGTCGAAACTCAGTTGTCGTCCTCGTCCCAATCCTCAGTCAGGTCGACCGGGGTGGCGGGCTGGATGGTGGAAACCGCGTGCTTGTAAGCGAGCTGGACGTAGCCATCACGCTCGAGCAGCATGCAGAAAAGGTCATAGGCGGCGATCTTGCCCTGCAGCATCACGCCGTTGACGAGGAACATCGTAACCTGCGCTTCCGCCTCGCGTACGCGGCTGAGGAAGACGTCCTGCAGCAGGCGTTGCTTCGCACCCGAACCCTGGCTGGCGAACTGGTCCGCCTCGATGGGCTGGCCGGGCATGATGGTGCTGACCGCGTGCTTGTAGACAAGTTGCGACTGGCCATCGCGGCGAAGAAGGATCGAGAAATTGTCGAACCAGGTGACAATGCCCTGAAGCTTTACGCCCTTCACCAGGAAGACCGTGACGGGCATCTTGTTCTTGCGCAGAAGGTTGAGGAAAGCGTCCTGCAGGCTGGGCTGCTTGCCCTTGGGTTCAGGCGGCTTGGGCGGACGAGGCCGTGCCGAGAGTGTACGTTCGCCAGACATCTTCGTGTCTCCTGTTGTTGGCGGCCGCTGAGACGGTCCGCGATCTGGACGCTCCCACCGCGTCCGGGCACCGGGTTTTTAGTCCGGATTTGAAACGCAATGTGGCAACAGGAGGTCCCGTCCGCAATAAATAAATGATTTTCGGACAGGACGCTGGAATTTGGAGTGCTTATTTGCGGTCGGATCCTTTGCGTTCCGCCATGCCGAGAAGCTTCAGTTTCCGGTGCAGGGCCGAACGTTCCATGCCGATGAAACTGGCCGTTTTCGAAATATTGCCGGAGAAGCGGCGGATCTGGATCGTGAGATATTCTCGCTCGAAACTCTCGCGCGCTTCGCGCAGGGGCGCGCCCATGAGCGCGGCCATACCGGCGTTGCCGCTGGTCTTGCCGCCGGAAATCTCTTCCGAAAGCATTTCCGCCTCGACCGTTTCGAGCTGTTCGCGCGGGGTGAGGATAATGGTGCGCTCGACCACATTGCGCAGCTGGCGGACATTGCCGGGCCAGTCATAGGCTTGCAGAGCCGCCATCGCTTCCTCGCTGATTGCGGGCGGACGAATGCCCTGTTCGGCGGCGTACCGGGCGAAGAAATACTCGGCCAGCGCCGGAATATCGTCGCGGCGCTCGGCGAGCGAGGGGATCTCCACCGGCACGACGTTGAGACGGTAGAAGAGATCTTCGCGGAAGTTCTTCTCTTCCATTTCGCGCGCAAGGTCGCGTGCGGTCGAGGAGACAACCCGCACGTCCACGCCGATCTGGCGGGTGCCGCCTACCCGCACGAAGCTCTGTTCGGTCAGGACGCGCAGGATGCGGGCCTGCGTGGAGAGCGGCATGTCGGCGACCTCGTCGAGGTAGAGCGTTCCACCATCGGCGGTTTCGAGCAGGCCCGGGCGCACCAACTTGCCGTCCGCTTCCTCTCCGAACAGCTCCTCTTCGAACCGTTCGGGGGTGATGCGCGCGGAATTGACGATCACGAAGGGCTTGTCCGCCCGGCTCGACCAGCTGTGGAGGAGCCGTGCAGCGACTTCCTTGCCCGCCCCGCCCGGACCGGTGATGAGCACGCGGCTGCCGGTCTGCGCGACCCGCTTGAGGGTGGCGCGCACGGTGTTGATGACGGCGGAATTGCCGGTAAATTCCCCGCCCTCGCCCAGACCTTCGCGCAGACGCGTGTTTTCGCGGCGCAGGCGTTCGGTTTCGGTTGCGCGTTCGACGAGGTGAAGCAGACGCTCGGCCTCGAAGGGCTTTTCGATGAAGTCCATCGCGCCGCGGCTGACCGCGCTGACCGCAGTGTCGATGTTGCCATGGCCGGAGAAAATGATGACGGGCAGCTCCGGCTCGCGCACCTTGATCGCGTCGAGCACCTCGAGGCCATCCATGTCGCTGCCGTGGAGCCAGACATCGAGCAACACGAGGCTGGGCCGCTTCTCGTCGACCGCCTCCAGCGCAGAAGCGCTGTCGCCGGCCGTGCGGCATTCGTAACCCTCGTCGCTGAGGACGCCGGCGACCAGTTCGCGAATGTCGCGTTCGTCGTCGACGATCAGGATATCCAAGGCCATAGTCAGCTTCCCATTCTTTCTTCGGTGGGGGCGTCCGCTTCGTCCTTGCGGGCAAGTTGCGGATCCCGGGCGAAGCGCAGCGTGACGCGCGTTCCGCCTCCGTCGACGGCGGAGAAGCTCATTTCCCCGCCGTGTTCTTCGACGATCTTGTTGACGATCGCGAGCCCGAGGCCGGTGCCCTTGGCGCGCGTCGTGACATAGGGTTCGAGAATGCGCTCGCGATCCTGCGGCAGGCCGATCCCGTTATCGGTCACCGAGACAGTAACGGCGTGCTCGTCCTCGATAACCTCGATCCCGATCTTTCCGCGATAGTCTGGCTCGGCGTGGACGCTGCGCGCCTCGATCGCTTCGGCAGCGTTTTTCAGGATATTCGTCATCGCCTGACCCAGCTGGTGGCGATCGGCCTGGATCAGCAGCGGTCCTTCTACCTTTGTCGCCAGCCCATAGTTTACCTCCGGATTGGCGACTTCCTGCAGGAAGAGCGACTGGCGAATAATGTCGAGCGCGTCCTCCGGGCGGAAAACGGGCTTGGGCAGGCGGGCGAAGCTGGAGAACTCGTCGACCATTTTTCTGAGGTCGCCGACCTGGCGCACGATGGTGCTCGTAAGTTCGTCGAACAGCTCGCCGTCCTGCTCGATCTGCTTGCGATAGCGTCGCTTGAGCCGCTCGGTCGCCAGCTGGATCGGAGTGAGCGGATTCTTGATTTCATGCGCGATGCGGCGCGCGACGTCGGACCAGGCCGCCTGCCGCTGGTCGAGCAACTGGCGCGTGATGTCCTCGAAGGTAATCACATGGCCATCGCCCTCGGGCACGATCTTCACGGCCAGCGTCATCAACTCACCCTGACGGCTGTGACTGACGATGCCGCGGTCGAGCCCGGCGATGACCATGGCGGTGATCTGCGGCGCCATCTCGTCCAGTGTTGCGGGTGTAGCCCCGCCCTGCCCACCTTCGAGCAGCGTATTCTGCGCGGGCGCGTTCATCAGCAGCACCCGGCGCTCGCCGTCTATGGTGATGACGCCGGCGCTGACCGATTCCAGAACCGCCTCGATGAAGCTGCGCCGGTCTTCCAGTTCGGCGTTGGCCGAAACGAGCGCGTCGTTCTGCTTTTCCAGCTGCGCGGTCATGCGG
Protein-coding sequences here:
- a CDS encoding sensor histidine kinase, whose product is MATQASPQTRRSPRWWRRFLVTSRRANLFTLLEIIAVTSFIAMVGTSVAAFSAAPPDGRLLPSGQVAVLLIGTLIPAMALLVLAGRRLALRRAAGSTARLHVRLVFFFSMVAAVPTLLVAAFAAVLFQSGVDFWFSDNSRGLMENANALAESYYDDNQLDLAQETISMAMDMRTNLQRISITDPGFMLVYEYQAQPRDVVESAILQAMPDGSARTAVLYNISEGSDPVAFTEESLTALRSGEPVAVRGSPERIEALAPIDRVAGIYLYTARDTEGVSFRSWERARSISGAYEELTSRARALQLRFNLALFFVSLALVGIAVWFALRFADRQVEPLTDLVAAARKVGAGNFGMRVEGRTGADEIGLLNRAFNRMTAQLEKQNDALVSANAELEDRRSFIEAVLESVSAGVITIDGERRVLLMNAPAQNTLLEGGQGGATPATLDEMAPQITAMVIAGLDRGIVSHSRQGELMTLAVKIVPEGDGHVITFEDITRQLLDQRQAAWSDVARRIAHEIKNPLTPIQLATERLKRRYRKQIEQDGELFDELTSTIVRQVGDLRKMVDEFSSFARLPKPVFRPEDALDIIRQSLFLQEVANPEVNYGLATKVEGPLLIQADRHQLGQAMTNILKNAAEAIEARSVHAEPDYRGKIGIEVIEDEHAVTVSVTDNGIGLPQDRERILEPYVTTRAKGTGLGLAIVNKIVEEHGGEMSFSAVDGGGTRVTLRFARDPQLARKDEADAPTEERMGS